From Pontibacter actiniarum, a single genomic window includes:
- a CDS encoding glycoside hydrolase family 43 protein, translating to MANYSSALKRLSFAAGVFACTLLGATSATAQEKFTNPILPGFYPDPSICRVGEDYYLITSTFSYYPGVPIFHSKDLVNWKQIGNILDRPEQLDTEGLGVSRGIFAPAIAHHDGTFYMVTTLIDKGGNFVVTAKNPAGPWSDPVWLPEVNGIDPSLFFDEGGKAYIIYNSESPDNKPLYDGHRTIRMQEFDYKNLKTVSAPEILVNGGVDLSKKPVWIEGPHIYKHNGYYYLMAAEGGTSVNHSEVILRSEKVNGPYKPYEKNPILTQRHLPNDRPNPVSATGHADLVQTQNGEWWAIFLATRPYDTEDHYNIGRETFLAPVTWKDGWPIINAESDLVKYSYTRPNLPQGQKSDFPLNGNFTYREDFKESKLPMYWLTLRTPQSDWYSLTQPNGSLTLNLRPETLSGKSNPSFVARRQQHLNGSASTKMEFKPASENEFAGIAAFQGEKNYYALGKTLSGGKQVVQLKKADGTVLAETQLSKKESKQPLLLKVAFDGGKYNFFYATKEGDWKLLRDNVDGTYLSTRKAGGFVGTTIGMYATSQDKPSTSQATFDWFDYTGDDAIYKDAATSMKQQK from the coding sequence ATGGCTAATTACAGCAGCGCATTAAAAAGACTCAGTTTTGCAGCAGGAGTCTTTGCCTGTACTTTGTTAGGGGCAACTTCGGCAACGGCACAGGAGAAGTTTACAAACCCGATACTGCCCGGCTTCTACCCAGACCCAAGTATATGTAGAGTAGGCGAGGATTATTACCTGATCACCTCTACCTTTTCCTACTACCCTGGTGTGCCTATCTTCCACAGCAAAGACCTTGTAAATTGGAAGCAGATTGGTAACATTCTGGACAGGCCTGAGCAACTGGACACGGAAGGGCTGGGCGTATCGAGAGGTATTTTTGCCCCGGCAATTGCGCACCACGATGGTACGTTTTATATGGTAACCACTTTGATTGATAAAGGCGGAAACTTCGTAGTAACGGCTAAAAATCCGGCGGGTCCTTGGTCAGACCCGGTATGGTTGCCGGAGGTAAATGGCATAGATCCATCGTTGTTTTTTGATGAAGGTGGCAAAGCTTATATCATTTACAATAGCGAGTCACCAGATAACAAGCCGCTTTATGATGGGCATCGTACCATCCGTATGCAGGAGTTTGACTATAAAAACCTGAAGACGGTAAGTGCTCCAGAAATACTGGTAAATGGTGGTGTAGACCTTTCCAAAAAGCCAGTTTGGATCGAAGGCCCGCACATATACAAGCACAACGGTTACTACTATTTAATGGCTGCAGAAGGTGGCACAAGTGTGAATCACTCTGAAGTTATCTTGCGAAGCGAAAAGGTAAATGGACCGTATAAGCCTTACGAGAAAAACCCGATCCTGACGCAGCGCCACCTGCCAAACGACCGCCCTAACCCAGTTTCTGCCACAGGCCACGCTGACTTGGTGCAGACGCAGAACGGAGAGTGGTGGGCAATCTTCCTGGCTACACGCCCTTACGATACAGAAGATCACTACAACATCGGTCGTGAAACGTTCCTGGCACCTGTTACCTGGAAAGATGGCTGGCCGATTATCAATGCTGAAAGTGACCTGGTAAAGTATTCCTATACCCGCCCGAACCTGCCACAGGGGCAGAAGAGTGACTTCCCGCTGAACGGAAACTTTACCTATAGAGAAGACTTTAAGGAGAGTAAGCTGCCGATGTACTGGCTAACGCTGCGCACGCCTCAGTCTGACTGGTATAGTTTGACTCAGCCAAATGGCAGCTTGACGCTTAATCTTCGCCCGGAAACGCTGTCAGGAAAAAGTAATCCATCATTTGTTGCCAGAAGGCAACAGCACCTAAACGGTAGCGCCAGCACTAAAATGGAGTTTAAACCAGCCAGCGAGAATGAATTTGCAGGTATAGCTGCCTTCCAGGGAGAGAAGAACTACTATGCCCTAGGCAAAACACTATCGGGTGGCAAGCAGGTGGTGCAGCTAAAGAAGGCTGATGGCACTGTGCTGGCAGAAACACAGCTGAGCAAAAAAGAAAGCAAACAGCCGCTTCTGTTAAAGGTAGCCTTTGATGGCGGTAAGTATAATTTCTTTTATGCCACAAAAGAAGGTGACTGGAAGTTGCTAAGAGATAATGTAGACGGCACCTACCTGAGCACACGGAAAGCAGGCGGTTTTGTAGGCACTACCATCGGTATGTATGCCACATCGCAAGACAAACCATCTACCAGCCAAGCTACCTTCGATTGGTTTGACTACACCGGAGATGATGCCATT